The following coding sequences lie in one Myxococcaceae bacterium JPH2 genomic window:
- a CDS encoding LysR family transcriptional regulator: MISPADMMLFVTVVRAESFTRAASQLGITKQTVSERIGNLEKRLGVRLLERTTRRLRPTGAGVTYYERCSAIAAQIEEANSEIQQRQDEPSGLLRIASPSLYGRRFLTPVIANYLVRHPQARVELVLANRRIHLIEEGLDLAIHIGPLDDSSLVAKKLAEIPFHFVASPRYLSKYGTPSPKDLGSARCIGIGAFETWEAAGVKTRIDPVLTLNDLELACEAALAGVGIARVPVPLIREAVQDGRLKVLFGPKPAMMRAIHAVYPSRTNLPAKVRVFLDALTVLTEPEPPLVPNPRRKR, from the coding sequence ATGATCTCCCCCGCCGACATGATGCTCTTCGTCACCGTGGTCCGAGCGGAGAGCTTCACGCGAGCCGCGAGCCAGCTCGGCATCACGAAACAGACCGTCAGCGAGCGCATTGGCAATCTGGAGAAACGGCTCGGGGTGCGCCTCCTCGAACGAACGACGCGACGCCTGAGACCCACCGGAGCCGGAGTGACGTACTACGAGCGCTGCTCCGCCATCGCCGCGCAGATCGAAGAAGCAAACAGCGAAATACAGCAGCGGCAGGATGAACCTTCAGGACTGCTGAGAATCGCTTCGCCGTCGCTCTACGGGCGGCGCTTTCTGACGCCCGTGATTGCGAACTATCTGGTCCGCCATCCGCAGGCGCGCGTGGAGCTGGTCCTGGCGAATCGGCGCATCCACCTCATCGAAGAGGGACTGGACCTGGCGATTCATATCGGGCCACTCGACGATTCGTCGCTCGTGGCGAAGAAGCTCGCCGAGATTCCGTTCCACTTCGTCGCGAGCCCCCGCTACCTGTCGAAGTACGGAACCCCGAGCCCCAAGGACCTCGGCTCCGCGCGCTGCATTGGCATCGGAGCGTTCGAGACATGGGAGGCCGCGGGAGTGAAGACTCGAATCGATCCGGTCCTGACGCTGAATGACCTGGAACTCGCCTGCGAGGCAGCGCTGGCCGGGGTCGGTATCGCGAGAGTCCCAGTCCCGCTCATCCGAGAAGCCGTCCAAGACGGCCGCCTGAAGGTCCTCTTCGGCCCCAAGCCCGCGATGATGCGAGCCATTCACGCCGTCTACCCAAGCCGTACAAACCTCCCAGCCAAGGTCCGAGTCTTCCTAGACGCCCTGACAGTCCTCACCGAACCGGAACCACCACTCGTCCCAAATCCGAGACGAAAGCGCTAG